One Prunus dulcis chromosome 8, ALMONDv2, whole genome shotgun sequence DNA window includes the following coding sequences:
- the LOC117637644 gene encoding putative polyol transporter 1, producing the protein MADPIAEDFDPPQKPKRNKFAIACSLMACTTSILLGYDIGVMSGVNLFIKDDLKINDLQIQILTCTLNIYSVIGSALAGRTSDWIGRRYTAVLSGAIFFVGAILMGFAPGYAFLMFGRFVAGIGVGYGLMISPVYTAEIAPTLSRGFLTSFPELFVNIGILLGYVSNYAFSKLPGQLHWRFMLGIGALPAIILAIGVLAVPESPRWLVMQGRLGDAKRVLDKISASEEEAQLTLDDIKEAAGIAKELDDDVVPVSKKSNGEGVWKDLILHPTPAVRHILIAALGIHFFEQASGIDSVVLYSPRIFEKAGIKSYDHKLLATVGVGFVKTVAILVATFFLDRFGRRRLLLSSVAGMIFSLVCLGVGLTIIVHHQETVPWAIALCITMVLLNVAFFSIGLGPVTWVYSSEVFPLKLRAQGVSMGVAVNRLTSGVISMTFVSLYKAITFGGAFFLYAGIAALSWVFFYMFLPETRGRTLEETEVLFGKYHRLEKANAMLRQSKQGDGDENKSQVN; encoded by the exons ATGGCTGACCCGATCGCTGAAGACTTTGATCCGCCACAGAAACCCAAGAGAAACAAATTCGCCATTGCCTGCTCCCTTATGGCTTGCACGACATCAATTTTACTGGGCTACG ATATTGGTGTGATGAGTGGGGTGAACCTCTTCATCAAAGATGACCTCAAAATCAACGACCTCCAGATTCAAATACTTACCTGCACATTGAACATCTACTCTGTCATCGGCTCCGCCTTGGCCGGCAGAACCTCCGATTGGATTGGGCGCCGGTACACCGCCGTTCTCTCCGGAGCCATCTTCTTCGTCGGAGCTATCCTCATGGGCTTCGCCCCGGGCTACGCCTTCCTTATGTTCGGCCGGTTCGTTGCTGGAATCGGTGTTGGCTACGGTCTCATGATCTCTCCGGTCTACACCGCCGAGATCGCTCCGACTTTGTCCCGTGGCTTCCTCACATCTTTCCCTgag TTGTTCGTCAATATTGGCATATTATTGGGGTACGTCTCCAACTACGCCTTCTCCAAGCTCCCAGGTCAACTCCATTGGAGGTTCATGCTCGGCATCGGCGCCCTTCCAGCCATTATTCTCGCCATTGGCGTCTTAGCCGTGCCAGAGTCGCCGCGTTGGCTCGTCATGCAGGGGCGACTCGGGGACGCCAAGCGCGTCCTCGACAAAATCTCAGCCTCCGAGGAAGAGGCTCAGTTGACGCTAGACGACATCAAAGAAGCCGCAGGCATAGCCAAAGAGCTAGACGACGACGTTGTTCCGGTCTCGAAGAAAAGCAATGGTGAAGGCGTATGGAAAGACTTGATCTTGCACCCTACTCCAGCCGTTCGCCACATTTTGATCGCAGCCCTCGGCATCCACTTCTTCGAACAAGCTTCGGGCATAGACTCTGTCGTCCTGTACAGCCCCAGGATCTTCGAGAAGGCGGGGATCAAATCTTACGACCACAAGCTCCTTGCAACCGTGGGCGTTGGATTTGTCAAGACCGTTGCCATCTTGGTCGCCACGTTTTTCCTTGATCGGTTCGGGCGGCGCCGGTTGCTTTTGTCCAGCGTTGCTGGGATGATATTTTCGCTCGTGTGCCTCGGGGTGGGTCTCACGATCATCGTTCATCACCAGGAGACGGTCCCGTGGGCCATCGCATTGTGCATCACGATGGTGTTATTGAACGTTGCGTTCTTCTCGATTGGGTTGGGGCCCGTAACATGGGTTTATAGCTCTGAGGTCTTCCCGCTGAAGCTACGCGCGCAAGGAGTTAGTATGGGAGTGGCCGTTAACAGGTTGACAAGTGGCGTCATATCCATGACTTTTGTCTCACTATACAAGGCCATTACGTTTGGTGGGGCCTTCTTTCTCTACGCAGGGATTGCTGCGTTGAGTTGGGTCTTCTTTTATATGTTTCTCCCCGAAACCAGGGGAAGAACCCTTGAAGAGACGGAGGTGCTGTTTGGTAAATATCACAGGTTGGAAAAAGCGAATGCCATGCTCAGGCAGAGCAAGCAAGGCGATGGTGACGAAAACAAAAGTCAAGTCAACTAG